Proteins encoded by one window of Salicibibacter halophilus:
- a CDS encoding thioesterase family protein — protein sequence MTVKELDIWEGEVPAEWVDYNGHMNDAAYATVFSTSLNALMTRIGLNETGRTKHDYTIFTLEAHLKYLAEAHKGQVLRVQVTLLDVDAKRMHVWFTMKNEQDEAVATSEQMVMGMDQTTGKPAPFPDQVYETILELPRLEKNQWPEAANKPMGIRRKK from the coding sequence ATGACAGTTAAGGAACTTGATATTTGGGAAGGTGAAGTACCGGCGGAATGGGTCGATTACAACGGTCACATGAATGATGCTGCCTACGCGACCGTTTTTAGCACTAGTTTAAATGCGCTTATGACACGTATTGGACTTAATGAGACAGGACGAACAAAACATGATTACACAATCTTTACGTTGGAGGCGCACTTGAAGTACCTGGCGGAAGCGCACAAAGGACAAGTGCTCCGTGTGCAAGTCACCCTCCTTGATGTTGATGCCAAACGCATGCACGTATGGTTTACCATGAAAAACGAACAAGATGAGGCAGTAGCTACAAGCGAACAAATGGTGATGGGCATGGATCAAACGACCGGCAAACCCGCACCGTTCCCCGACCAAGTATATGAGACCATTTTAGAGCTTCCCCGTCTCGAAAAAAACCAATGGCCCGAAGCAGCAAACAAGCCAATGGGCATTCGAAGGAAAAAATAA
- a CDS encoding 3-hydroxyacyl-CoA dehydrogenase NAD-binding domain-containing protein, producing the protein MPQKTIAVIGTGVIGNGWIARFLANGHQVTAFDPAPGAQEKTEAFLHAVWPTLATYGMAEDASMEHLSFAKTLEEAVQHVDLVQENVPEREDVKTEVLSQVDATAPATAVIASSTSGYKPSVLQKDCTLHPERVIVAHPFNPVYLIPLVELAKGEKTDPSMVEKARGIYDGLNMKPLVMSGEIDGHIGDRLMEAIWRESLHIVNDGAATTEEVDKAIVYGPGLRWALMGPFLTLHLAGGNQGMAHMLEQFGPALKLPWTRLVAPELTEELSQKVIKGTEDQSGERTVQEMEHRRDRFLIKLMQLLEEEGFWPSERLVRHDS; encoded by the coding sequence ATGCCACAAAAAACAATAGCGGTCATTGGTACAGGAGTAATTGGGAATGGCTGGATTGCCCGATTTCTGGCCAACGGCCATCAAGTCACCGCGTTCGATCCCGCTCCCGGTGCGCAGGAAAAAACGGAAGCATTCTTGCATGCTGTTTGGCCGACCCTAGCCACGTATGGGATGGCTGAAGATGCTTCCATGGAGCATCTATCCTTTGCAAAAACGCTGGAAGAAGCAGTTCAACACGTGGACCTCGTTCAAGAAAATGTTCCTGAACGGGAGGATGTGAAAACAGAAGTTCTTTCTCAAGTGGATGCGACCGCTCCCGCGACGGCCGTTATCGCTTCCAGCACTTCAGGGTATAAGCCTTCTGTTCTGCAGAAAGATTGTACATTGCATCCGGAACGAGTTATCGTCGCGCATCCATTCAATCCTGTTTATTTAATCCCGCTCGTGGAATTGGCCAAGGGAGAAAAAACGGATCCTTCGATGGTAGAAAAAGCACGCGGGATTTATGACGGGCTCAACATGAAACCACTCGTCATGTCCGGAGAAATTGACGGGCATATTGGCGATCGGTTAATGGAAGCCATTTGGAGAGAAAGCCTTCATATCGTAAATGATGGCGCGGCGACAACGGAAGAGGTGGATAAAGCGATTGTTTACGGGCCTGGCTTACGCTGGGCACTCATGGGTCCGTTCTTAACGCTTCATCTTGCAGGAGGAAACCAAGGGATGGCACATATGTTGGAGCAGTTTGGCCCTGCCCTTAAACTTCCGTGGACACGCTTGGTCGCTCCCGAACTAACGGAAGAATTAAGCCAAAAAGTCATCAAAGGAACAGAGGATCAAAGTGGCGAACGTACCGTCCAGGAGATGGAGCACAGACGTGACCGTTTCCTGATCAAACTTATGCAATTGCTGGAAGAAGAAGGCTTCTGGCCATCGGAAAGGTTGGTGCGTCATGACAGTTAA
- a CDS encoding BKACE family enzyme, whose amino-acid sequence MAKKTIITAAVTGAGETTEKSPHVPVTPKEIADAAIESAKAGAAIAHIHVRDPKTGSLSHDPILYREVVERIRESDTDVIINITAGGGGDFVPDLDNPTQGGAGTDIQIPKERHEPVGELLPEICTLDCGSLNFGDQVYLGPAGWLREHAQLIQESGVKPELEIFDTGQIRLANQLIHEGLIDGDPMYQFCLGIPWGAAADAETISYMKSRIVEGSTWSAFGIGRMQLPMVAQAALLGGNVRVGLEDNLYLDKGVLGTNAQLVDKAVDILRGVSVEPTTAAEARETLQLQKAVK is encoded by the coding sequence ATGGCTAAAAAAACCATTATTACCGCTGCAGTAACAGGTGCAGGAGAGACGACAGAGAAAAGCCCACACGTACCGGTGACACCGAAAGAAATTGCCGATGCTGCCATTGAATCTGCGAAGGCGGGTGCCGCAATCGCTCACATCCATGTGCGCGATCCGAAAACGGGCAGCTTAAGCCACGACCCTATCCTGTATCGGGAAGTTGTCGAGCGCATTCGCGAGTCGGATACCGACGTCATCATAAATATTACTGCCGGAGGCGGCGGGGACTTCGTGCCCGATCTTGACAATCCCACCCAAGGCGGTGCCGGAACGGATATCCAGATACCTAAAGAGCGTCACGAGCCTGTCGGCGAATTGCTTCCGGAAATTTGCACATTGGACTGTGGAAGCTTAAACTTCGGGGATCAAGTGTATCTAGGCCCGGCTGGCTGGTTACGCGAGCACGCCCAGCTTATCCAGGAAAGTGGCGTGAAACCGGAGCTGGAGATTTTTGACACAGGACAAATCCGCCTCGCCAATCAGCTCATCCACGAAGGGCTCATTGATGGAGATCCCATGTATCAATTCTGCCTTGGCATCCCTTGGGGAGCAGCCGCAGATGCTGAAACCATCTCCTATATGAAGAGTCGAATTGTCGAAGGGTCCACTTGGTCTGCGTTCGGCATCGGTCGTATGCAACTTCCAATGGTTGCGCAAGCGGCTTTGCTTGGCGGCAATGTGCGCGTTGGCTTGGAAGACAATCTGTATCTTGATAAAGGGGTTCTCGGCACAAACGCGCAACTTGTTGATAAAGCTGTCGATATTCTACGTGGAGTGAGCGTTGAACCCACGACCGCCGCGGAAGCACGTGAAACTTTACAACTGCAAAAGGCAGTGAAATAG
- a CDS encoding GbsR/MarR family transcriptional regulator, with product MNDEQLLDELKEAENQIADRIADNMETFGVSSTVGRLLGIIYMNRNAMTLDELAEQTGMSKTRMSQVMRQMMALNIAEKEFVKGSRKEHYNVENDYVQTFISLFTTNWQEVISQNMTLERRLRERITKLEASIEGEASADIQERIASFKQELDDWSAYYKWIRRLVDFFESGEILNAVPVKEPRAENQHSEGGETNG from the coding sequence ATGAACGACGAGCAATTACTGGATGAATTGAAGGAAGCGGAAAATCAAATCGCCGACCGAATCGCTGACAATATGGAAACGTTCGGGGTTTCTTCAACCGTTGGGCGCCTGCTTGGCATCATCTATATGAACCGGAACGCGATGACTCTGGACGAGCTCGCGGAACAAACGGGCATGAGCAAAACGAGGATGAGTCAAGTCATGCGTCAGATGATGGCGCTGAATATTGCTGAAAAAGAATTCGTCAAAGGAAGCCGAAAAGAACACTATAACGTAGAGAATGATTATGTACAGACGTTTATTTCCCTGTTTACAACGAACTGGCAAGAGGTCATCAGTCAAAACATGACCCTTGAGCGTCGTTTGCGCGAGCGCATCACAAAGCTCGAGGCGTCTATCGAAGGTGAAGCGTCGGCGGATATACAGGAAAGGATCGCGTCATTCAAGCAAGAGCTTGACGACTGGTCTGCGTACTATAAATGGATTCGACGATTGGTTGATTTTTTTGAGAGCGGCGAGATTTTAAATGCCGTTCCCGTTAAAGAACCGCGAGCTGAAAACCAGCACTCAGAAGGAGGAGAAACAAATGGCTAA
- a CDS encoding betaine/proline/choline family ABC transporter ATP-binding protein (Members of the family are the ATP-binding subunit of ABC transporters for substrates such as betaine, L-proline or other amino acids, choline, carnitine, etc. The substrate specificity is best determined from the substrate-binding subunit, rather than this subunit, as it interacts with the permease subunit and not with substrate directly.), producing MLAFKNVTKRFGSGTKPAVNNLNLSIEKGEFVVFIGPSGCGKTTTMKMINRLIDTTDGEIKVNGEDVTQKDPVQLRRSIGYVIQQIGLIPHMTVAENIVLVGSLLKWDKEKKEKRAKELIKLVNLPESYLERYPHELSGGQQQRIGVLRALAADPPLILMDEPFGALDPITRDSLQDEFKKLQKEVDKTIVFVTHDMDEAIKLGDKIVIMNEGEIVQADTPEAILRHPANEFVEDFIGKDRLLQSRPDVTTVEQIMNANPITINTDETLKDAIQKMRAKRVDSLLVIDGEHKLQGYIDVEMVDLHYRTSTYVHEAMNTQEYAVQKDSLLRDTVHKMLRRGSPYVTVVDASNRLQGIVTRATLADMVYDTIWGDGITTEVATAGAND from the coding sequence GTGCTAGCATTCAAAAATGTAACGAAACGTTTTGGGAGCGGGACCAAACCCGCAGTCAATAATTTGAACCTTTCTATAGAAAAGGGGGAGTTTGTCGTATTTATCGGTCCGAGTGGATGCGGAAAAACCACAACGATGAAAATGATTAACCGGCTGATTGATACGACAGATGGTGAAATAAAAGTGAATGGAGAAGATGTAACGCAAAAGGATCCTGTACAGCTTCGCCGTTCCATTGGGTATGTCATTCAGCAAATTGGCCTTATTCCACATATGACCGTTGCAGAAAATATTGTACTCGTTGGCTCTTTGTTGAAATGGGATAAGGAAAAAAAAGAAAAACGGGCAAAAGAACTGATTAAGCTTGTCAATTTACCGGAGTCGTATCTCGAGCGTTATCCCCACGAACTAAGCGGCGGTCAGCAACAGCGCATCGGGGTGTTGCGGGCACTGGCGGCAGATCCGCCGTTAATCTTGATGGATGAGCCTTTTGGGGCTCTGGACCCGATTACGCGTGATTCCCTTCAGGATGAGTTTAAAAAACTGCAAAAAGAAGTGGACAAAACGATCGTTTTCGTCACGCACGATATGGACGAGGCGATCAAATTAGGAGATAAAATTGTGATCATGAATGAAGGAGAAATCGTTCAGGCGGACACACCGGAGGCTATTCTTCGCCATCCCGCGAACGAATTTGTGGAAGATTTCATCGGTAAAGATCGGTTGCTGCAAAGCCGGCCCGATGTCACCACCGTCGAGCAGATTATGAACGCCAATCCAATCACGATCAACACCGACGAAACATTGAAAGACGCGATTCAAAAAATGCGTGCGAAACGTGTGGATTCCCTGCTTGTGATCGATGGAGAGCATAAGCTTCAAGGGTATATTGACGTGGAAATGGTGGATCTCCATTATCGAACATCGACTTATGTGCATGAAGCAATGAATACCCAAGAGTATGCTGTGCAAAAAGACAGTTTGCTGCGTGACACGGTGCACAAGATGTTACGTCGGGGAAGTCCATATGTGACGGTCGTTGACGCATCCAACCGTCTTCAAGGAATCGTGACACGCGCGACACTTGCCGATATGGTGTACGACACCATTTGGGGTGATGGCATTACAACAGAAGTTGCCACCGCTGGCGCTAATGACTAA
- a CDS encoding ABC transporter permease has product MDAILDVFSTYGWDLLTKTGEHMYISFAAIFLGVLVAVPVGVFLTRIPAVADRLISFVGILQTIPSLAILAFFMPILGVGMTPAIIALFVYSVLPILRNTYTGVKDVDANVLEAAKGMGMSNIETIRKIELPMALPVIMAGIRFATVYLIGWATLAAFIGGGGLGDLIFDGLNLYQPELIVLGTIPATILALLANWGLSLLEKRMTPEPLRETT; this is encoded by the coding sequence ATGGATGCAATTCTTGATGTTTTTTCTACCTATGGGTGGGATTTGCTCACGAAAACGGGCGAGCATATGTACATTTCATTTGCGGCGATTTTCTTGGGTGTCCTTGTCGCTGTGCCCGTCGGGGTTTTCCTTACCCGTATTCCCGCAGTGGCTGATCGGTTAATCTCTTTCGTCGGTATTCTACAAACCATCCCAAGCCTGGCCATTCTTGCTTTTTTCATGCCTATATTGGGAGTCGGGATGACACCGGCGATCATTGCCTTATTCGTTTATTCCGTGCTTCCGATTTTGAGGAACACTTATACAGGTGTCAAAGACGTCGATGCAAATGTGTTGGAAGCAGCGAAAGGCATGGGCATGAGCAATATCGAAACGATTCGTAAAATCGAACTCCCAATGGCTCTCCCCGTTATCATGGCAGGCATTCGTTTTGCTACCGTCTATTTAATCGGTTGGGCAACGCTTGCTGCTTTTATTGGCGGCGGTGGGCTTGGTGATCTCATTTTTGACGGTTTGAACCTATATCAACCAGAGCTCATCGTCCTTGGAACAATACCGGCAACAATTTTAGCCTTGCTAGCCAATTGGGGGCTTTCGCTTTTGGAAAAAAGGATGACACCCGAGCCACTGAGAGAAACCACTTGA